In the genome of Palaemon carinicauda isolate YSFRI2023 chromosome 13, ASM3689809v2, whole genome shotgun sequence, one region contains:
- the LOC137651757 gene encoding uncharacterized protein yields the protein MDIFNRENSGASPKVQRTENVGKRSKSRQSMVWFLPIPIFGTMGFFFIIFGIIVISTSKSGASKVTVTTGVILLVSGESWWWNDEVQERVKTKKNAKKKSDLCGQEQDKENYKQAKKETRRAVAKAKPEILNEMNKEKETPGEKKILRIAKARDTVSEDLTQIRQIKESNGILLAEENEIKGEKLFLEGLLNEENLRTVFEDGLPNETVNIGLTRRVEQAVKKMKNIKAAGPDNIPVEVWESL from the exons ATGGACATTTTCAATCGCGAAAATTCAGGAGCATCGCCTAAGGTCCAGAGAACAGAAAATGTTGGTAAAAGATCTAAG tcACGACAGAGCATGGTGTGGTTTCTTCCTATACCAATATTTGGAACAATGGGATTCTTCTTCATTATATTCGGTATAATCGTGATTTCGACTTCTAAGTCGGGTGCTTCTAAAGTCACGGTGACCACGGGTGTCATACTTCTTGTTTCAGGAG aatcgtggtggtggaatgatgaggtgcaagaacgggtaaaaaccaagaaaaatgccaagaaaaagtCAGATCTATgtggacaagagcaggataaagaaaactataaacaagcaaagaaagaaacaagaagagcagtagcaaaggcaaagccCGAGATattaaatgaaatgaataaagaGAAGGAAACAcctggagagaagaaaatattacgaattgctaaggcccgagatacTGTATCtgaagacctgacacagataaggcaaataaaagagaGCAATGGTATACTTctggcagaagagaatgaaataaaAGGTGAGAAACTTTTTCTTGAAGGACTATTGAACGAGGAGAACCTAAGAACAGtctttgaagatggactcccaaacgagacagttaatATAGGATTGACTAGAagagtagaacaagcagtaaagaagatgaaaaatattaaagctgcaggaccggataatataccagtagaggtatgggaGAGTCTTTGA